The following are encoded in a window of Acropora muricata isolate sample 2 chromosome 6, ASM3666990v1, whole genome shotgun sequence genomic DNA:
- the LOC136919157 gene encoding cartilage matrix protein-like isoform X3 — protein MFHIIFNYWFSLSLKCLINFLSVNIPLAKAVFRCHRKIDMVILLDSSASITRDQFADSKRFASDLVKHFEISKDRTNVAAVSFSQYTHVARNFSEDPSREAVLKAIDSLQYEGSLSRLDLALETLLGETLDKKQGARTHENGVKIVVVVFTDGFSSRGIDITRDLTEVLKNRGVEFFCIGASDRVNKDELNELTSLPIETHQLVKSIDIGPFTIGEIKKFAMEICRG, from the exons ATGTTTCACATTATTTTCAACTACTGGTTTTCTCTTTCCCTAAAATGTCTCATCAATTTCCTTTCAGTTAACATTCCACTGGCCAAGGCAGTATTTCGGTGTCACCGTAAGATAGACATGGTCATCCTTTTGGACAGTTCTGCCAGTATCACCAGGGATCAGTTTGCTGACTCAAAAAGATTTGCTTCTGACCTTGTCAAACACTTTGAGATTTCAAAGGATAGGACAAACGTGGCCGCTGTATCGTTCAGTCAGTACACTCATGTGGCAAGAAATTTCAGCGAGGACCCCTCAAGAGAAGCTGTCTTGAAAGCAATAGACAGTCTCCAATATGAAGGATCTCTCAGTCGACTGGACCTTGCTCTTGAAACACTATTGGGGGAAACCTTGGATAAAAAACAGGGTGCAAGGACACATGAAAATG GTGTAAAGATAGTCGTGGTGGTGTTCACTGATGGGTTCAGCTCACGCGGAATTGACATTACAAGAGATTTAACAGAGGTGTTAAAAAATCGTGGTGTTGAGTTTTTCTGCATCGGAGCGTCCGATCGAGTTAACAAAGATGAACTGAACGAGTTGACAAGCCTACCGATAGAGACGCATCAACTTGTAAAAAGTATTGATATAGGGCCTTTCACGATTGGTGAAATCAAAAAGTTTGCCATGGAAATATGCAG AGGATAA
- the LOC136919157 gene encoding cartilage matrix protein-like isoform X2, whose product MRGNRKLVTVNIPLAKAVFRCHRKIDMVILLDSSASITRDQFADSKRFASDLVKHFEISKDRTNVAAVSFSQYTHVARNFSEDPSREAVLKAIDSLQYEGSLSRLDLALETLLGETLDKKQGARTHENGVKIVVVVFTDGFSSRGIDITRDLTEVLKNRGVEFFCIGASDRVNKDELNELTSLPIETHQLVKSIDIGPFTIGEIKKFAMEICSCCCVNLNPISICIYPWQTFRFDLS is encoded by the exons ATGCGTGGAAACCGGAAATTAGTGACAG TTAACATTCCACTGGCCAAGGCAGTATTTCGGTGTCACCGTAAGATAGACATGGTCATCCTTTTGGACAGTTCTGCCAGTATCACCAGGGATCAGTTTGCTGACTCAAAAAGATTTGCTTCTGACCTTGTCAAACACTTTGAGATTTCAAAGGATAGGACAAACGTGGCCGCTGTATCGTTCAGTCAGTACACTCATGTGGCAAGAAATTTCAGCGAGGACCCCTCAAGAGAAGCTGTCTTGAAAGCAATAGACAGTCTCCAATATGAAGGATCTCTCAGTCGACTGGACCTTGCTCTTGAAACACTATTGGGGGAAACCTTGGATAAAAAACAGGGTGCAAGGACACATGAAAATG GTGTAAAGATAGTCGTGGTGGTGTTCACTGATGGGTTCAGCTCACGCGGAATTGACATTACAAGAGATTTAACAGAGGTGTTAAAAAATCGTGGTGTTGAGTTTTTCTGCATCGGAGCGTCCGATCGAGTTAACAAAGATGAACTGAACGAGTTGACAAGCCTACCGATAGAGACGCATCAACTTGTAAAAAGTATTGATATAGGGCCTTTCACGATTGGTGAAATCAAAAAGTTTGCCATGGAAATATGCAG TTGTTGCTGTGTGAATTTGAATCCTATTTCTATTTGCATATATCCGTGGCAAACTTTTCGATTTGATCTTTCCTGA
- the LOC136920191 gene encoding cathepsin L1-like: MTKNVGDEMRPLMSLRKHVKKGKKGQVSTNVGQCGSCWAFSSTGSLEGQRFRKTMAAKEDGWLMPSDSSKRIKESILRLAIYTRDTMIAANSELLILEPPTAIRNGRVLIIQVDVLILYTVVYSRYEWNSNIRGHRNGHQDIPRGSEDDLQSATATATVRPISVTIDASDQSFQFYSGGVYNNP; the protein is encoded by the exons ATGACCAAGAACGTTGGAGATGAGATGCGTCCCCTCATGTCACTCAGAAAACACGTAAAAAAGGGTAAAAAGGGCCAGG TTTCCACTAACGTAGGACAATGTGGCTCTTGTTGGGCATTCAGTTCAACAGGGTCGCTGGAAGGTCAACGCTTCAGGAAAACAATGGCTGCCAAGGAGGATGGATGGCTAATGCCTTCAGATTCATCCAAGCGAATCAAGGAATCGATACTGAGGCTAGCTATTTATACCAGGGATACAATGATCGCTGCCAATTCAGAGCTGTTGATTTTGGAGCCGCCGACAGCGATAAGAAACGGCCGCGTGTTAATCATACAGGTTGATGTTTTAATTCTCTACACGGTTGTCTACTCTCGTTATGAGTGGAACTCCAATATTCGTGGACACAGAAATG GTCACCAAGACATTCCCCGTGGAAGCGAAGACGATCTTCAGTCAGCCACAGCCACAGCCACAGTCCGACCAATCTCCGTGACTATTGATGCAAGCGATCAGTCATTTCAGTTCTATAGTGGTGGAGTTTATAACAATCCGTAA
- the LOC136919014 gene encoding 26S proteasome non-ATPase regulatory subunit 10-like isoform X5 — protein sequence MSRSDICSLAYDGKFRELKEKIDLRPSLATTIDENERMPLHWVASGGHSDIARFLLDLRVPVDNKDDSQWTPLMIAVSAGRDVIVSMLIACGADVNSTNEGGQTPLHYAASKNRYEIAEALLQNSAYVNAQDQTCGSSPLHRAASRGHSKMVKLLLKHGACCDIQDVEGNTALHLACQEERVGIAVVLVENGANLHVLNKVRRTPTNFSPVSSPPVTSFRSQRQEERSRVEWSCKTLGYLMEGCGILLMWRRPTLDLYLGSYRVRFT from the exons ATGTCTCGCTCCGACATTTGCTCTCTCGCTTACGACGGAAAATTTAGAGAACTGAAAGAGAAAATCGACCTAAGACCAAGCTTAGCGACTACAATAGATGAG AATGAACGGATGCCACTTCATTGGGTAGCCTCTGGTGGACATTCTGATATTGCTCGATTTCTGCTTGACCTCAGAGTACCAGTAGATAACAAAGATGAT TCACAGTGGACACCCCTGATGATAGCTGTCTCTGCTGGGAGAGATGTTATTGTATCGATGCTGATTGCTTGTGGAGCTGATGTCAACAGCACAAATGAAGGAGGTCAAACACCACTGCATTATGCAGCATCAAAGAATAGATATGAG ATTGCAGAGGCGTTGCTTCAAAACAGTGCTTATGTGAATGCACAGGATCAAACTTGTGGAAGTAGTCCACTTCACCGTGCTGCATCCAG GGGTCATTCCAAAATGGTGAAGCTGCTTCTTAAACATGGTGCCTGCTGTGATATACAGGATGTTGAAGGCAATACAGCGCT ACACTTAGCTTGCCAGGAAGAAAGAGTAGGAATAGCTGTTGTATTGGTGGAAAATGGAGCTAACCTGCATGTATTAAATAAG GTCAGGAGGACCCCCACGAATTTTTCACCAGTCAGTAGTCCTCCAGTCACTAGTTTCCGTAGCCAACGACAAGAAGAGCGTAGTCGAGTTGAGTGGAGCTGCAAGACCTTAGGCTATTTGATGGAAGGTTGTGGCATTCTTTTAATGTGGAGACGACCGACGCTAGATTTGTACTTGGGTTCATATCGAGTTAGGTTCACGTAA
- the LOC136919014 gene encoding transmembrane protein 26-like isoform X2 has product MIYWIVTLKQNQSYFLFLLLLVALLVETVLTVILRKGHEYTWFCPSMFLYLMTIIPCHWTAKTQILDCVASSEACLQTINGSATLHQFFKGIRINIDERLLYTSEQALVLILVIGRWLLPKGEITRDQLSQLLLIYIGTGADIMEFTGIINEHDTRRTNTQMLQNKRFVNAVFLFWSVSLFQFSLTIFAMEGTAQRLEKEKLQLMIEELKKLKGLTRKRRNQVLPSQALYTNKMKHSKFGQEGNQVMYKQTEPGLVKPEIMSITIAEDEVITEASDRRCSGCWHRFAKSLGNVAVKVTDYAELTSLLIPLLMQDGPFLVIRLIVIAYYKVYLNGLYFLIVKNALVVMIQVYRIFVLYYKPPEEDNDDFFSDSYRLQNVQTAIQSVQNTRLAIRFASSLQDKAKLRRKFSKKRRLMQTENRIDQRKVDIPGR; this is encoded by the exons ATGATCTACTGGATAGTGACTTTAAAGCAAAATCAGTCCTACTTTCTTTTCCTGTTACTTCTTGTGGCGCTACTCGTGGAGACAGTTTTAACTGTTATTCTTCGTAAAGGACACGAATATACCTG GTTTTGTCCAAGTATGTTTTTGTATTTGATGACTATAATACCTTGTCACTGGACTGCTAAGACTCAAATTCTGGATTGCGTTGCATCCAGTGAAGCCTGTCTACAAACTATCAATGGTTCCGCTACGCTTCATCAG ttttttaaAGGGATACGAATCAACATTGACGAAAGACTGTTGTACACATCTGAGCAGGCTCTAGTTCTCATCCTGGTGATTGGCAGGTGGCTCCTCCCAAAAGGAGAAATAACACGTGACCAGCTCTCTCAGTTACTGCTCATTTATATCGGCACAGGGGCAGATATTATGGAATTTACTGGGATTATCAACGAACATGACACTAGGAGAACAAACACCCAAATGCTTCAAAACAAGCGTTTTGTCAACGCTGTGTTTCTGTTTTGGAGTGTAAGCCTGTTTCAGTTCTCCCTTACAATATTCGCCATGGAAGGAACCGCACAAAGactggaaaaagaaaagctaCAGCTTATGATCGAGGAGTTGAAAAAACTCAAAGGCTTAACAAGGAAAAGGAGAAATCAAGTTTTGCCTTCACAGGCCTTGTACACAAATAAAATGAAGCATAGCAAATTTGGACAAGAAGGGAATCAAGTTATGTATAAACAGACAGAACCCGGACTTGTAAAACCTGAAATTATGTCGATTACAATAGCGGAGGATGAAGTAATAACCGAGGCCTCAGACAGAAGATGCAGTGGTTGTTGGCACAGGTTTGCAAAGTCTCTAGGCAACGTAGCCGTCAAGGTAACGGATTATGCAGAGCTTACAAGCTTACTTATACCTTTATTGATGCAAGACGGTCCATTTCTGGTGATTCGACTCATAGTCATTGCCTACTATAAAGTATACCTGAACGGCTTGTACTTTCTCATCGTCAAGAACGCTCTTGTTGTTATGATTCAAGTGTACCGTATATTTGTGTTATACTACAAACCACCAGAAGAGGATAATGACGATTTTTTCTCAGACTCTTACAGACTTCAAAACGTGCAGACTGCTATACAGTCGGTACAAAACACACGCCTTGCAATACGATTTGCGTCCAGTCTGCAAGATAAGGCAAAATTGAGGCGAAagttttccaaaaaaagaaggCTCATGCAAACTGAAAATAGAATAGACCAAAGGAAAGTAGACATTCCGGGACGATAA
- the LOC136919014 gene encoding transmembrane protein 26-like isoform X4 produces MERIFSYLAALFTRLLFCMHGIVMIYWIVTLKQNQSYFLFLLLLVALLVETVLTVILRKGHEYTWFCPSMFLYLMTIIPCHWTAKTQILDCVASSEACLQTINGSATLHQFFKGIRINIDERLLYTSEQALVLILVIGRWLLPKGEITRDQLSQLLLIYIGTGADIMEFTGIINEHDTRRTNTQMLQNKRFVNAVFLFWSVSLFQFSLTIFAMEGTAQRLEKEKLQLMIEELKKLKGLTRKRRNQVLPSQALYTNKMKHSKFGQEGNQVMYKQTEPGLVKPEIMSITIAEDEVITEASDRRCSGCWHRFAKSLGNVAVKVRRTPTNFSPVSSPPVTSFRSQRQEERSRVEWSCKTLGYLMEGCGILLMWRRPTLDLYLGSYRVRFT; encoded by the exons ATGGAGAGAATTTTCTCTTACTTGGCCGCTTTATTTACACGCCTTTTGTTTTGCATGCATGGAATAGTTATGATCTACTGGATAGTGACTTTAAAGCAAAATCAGTCCTACTTTCTTTTCCTGTTACTTCTTGTGGCGCTACTCGTGGAGACAGTTTTAACTGTTATTCTTCGTAAAGGACACGAATATACCTG GTTTTGTCCAAGTATGTTTTTGTATTTGATGACTATAATACCTTGTCACTGGACTGCTAAGACTCAAATTCTGGATTGCGTTGCATCCAGTGAAGCCTGTCTACAAACTATCAATGGTTCCGCTACGCTTCATCAG ttttttaaAGGGATACGAATCAACATTGACGAAAGACTGTTGTACACATCTGAGCAGGCTCTAGTTCTCATCCTGGTGATTGGCAGGTGGCTCCTCCCAAAAGGAGAAATAACACGTGACCAGCTCTCTCAGTTACTGCTCATTTATATCGGCACAGGGGCAGATATTATGGAATTTACTGGGATTATCAACGAACATGACACTAGGAGAACAAACACCCAAATGCTTCAAAACAAGCGTTTTGTCAACGCTGTGTTTCTGTTTTGGAGTGTAAGCCTGTTTCAGTTCTCCCTTACAATATTCGCCATGGAAGGAACCGCACAAAGactggaaaaagaaaagctaCAGCTTATGATCGAGGAGTTGAAAAAACTCAAAGGCTTAACAAGGAAAAGGAGAAATCAAGTTTTGCCTTCACAGGCCTTGTACACAAATAAAATGAAGCATAGCAAATTTGGACAAGAAGGGAATCAAGTTATGTATAAACAGACAGAACCCGGACTTGTAAAACCTGAAATTATGTCGATTACAATAGCGGAGGATGAAGTAATAACCGAGGCCTCAGACAGAAGATGCAGTGGTTGTTGGCACAGGTTTGCAAAGTCTCTAGGCAACGTAGCCGTCAAG GTCAGGAGGACCCCCACGAATTTTTCACCAGTCAGTAGTCCTCCAGTCACTAGTTTCCGTAGCCAACGACAAGAAGAGCGTAGTCGAGTTGAGTGGAGCTGCAAGACCTTAGGCTATTTGATGGAAGGTTGTGGCATTCTTTTAATGTGGAGACGACCGACGCTAGATTTGTACTTGGGTTCATATCGAGTTAGGTTCACGTAA
- the LOC136919014 gene encoding 26S proteasome non-ATPase regulatory subunit 10-like isoform X6, translated as MSRSDICSLAYDGKFRELKEKIDLRPSLATTIDENERMPLHWVASGGHSDIARFLLDLRVPVDNKDDSQWTPLMIAVSAGRDVIVSMLIACGADVNSTNEGGQTPLHYAASKNRYEIAEALLQNSAYVNAQDQTCGSSPLHRAASRGHSKMVKLLLKHGACCDIQDVEGNTALHLACQEERVGIAVVLVENGANLHVLNKEKLGALELANKGLARQLVQINIAL; from the exons ATGTCTCGCTCCGACATTTGCTCTCTCGCTTACGACGGAAAATTTAGAGAACTGAAAGAGAAAATCGACCTAAGACCAAGCTTAGCGACTACAATAGATGAG AATGAACGGATGCCACTTCATTGGGTAGCCTCTGGTGGACATTCTGATATTGCTCGATTTCTGCTTGACCTCAGAGTACCAGTAGATAACAAAGATGAT TCACAGTGGACACCCCTGATGATAGCTGTCTCTGCTGGGAGAGATGTTATTGTATCGATGCTGATTGCTTGTGGAGCTGATGTCAACAGCACAAATGAAGGAGGTCAAACACCACTGCATTATGCAGCATCAAAGAATAGATATGAG ATTGCAGAGGCGTTGCTTCAAAACAGTGCTTATGTGAATGCACAGGATCAAACTTGTGGAAGTAGTCCACTTCACCGTGCTGCATCCAG GGGTCATTCCAAAATGGTGAAGCTGCTTCTTAAACATGGTGCCTGCTGTGATATACAGGATGTTGAAGGCAATACAGCGCT ACACTTAGCTTGCCAGGAAGAAAGAGTAGGAATAGCTGTTGTATTGGTGGAAAATGGAGCTAACCTGCATGTATTAAATAAG GAGAAACTGGGAGCTCTGGAACTTGCCAACAAGGGACTCGCAAGACAACTCGTTCAGATAAACATTGCGTTATAG
- the LOC136919014 gene encoding 26S proteasome non-ATPase regulatory subunit 10-like isoform X7: MSRSDICSLAYDGKFRELKEKIDLRPSLATTIDENERMPLHWVASGGHSDIARFLLDLRVPVDNKDDSQWTPLMIAVSAGRDVIVSMLIACGADVNSTNEGGQTPLHYAASKNRYEIAEALLQNSAYVNAQDQTCGSSPLHRAASRGHSKMVKLLLKHGACCDIQDVEGNTALHLACQEERVGIAVVLVENGANLHVLNKL, from the exons ATGTCTCGCTCCGACATTTGCTCTCTCGCTTACGACGGAAAATTTAGAGAACTGAAAGAGAAAATCGACCTAAGACCAAGCTTAGCGACTACAATAGATGAG AATGAACGGATGCCACTTCATTGGGTAGCCTCTGGTGGACATTCTGATATTGCTCGATTTCTGCTTGACCTCAGAGTACCAGTAGATAACAAAGATGAT TCACAGTGGACACCCCTGATGATAGCTGTCTCTGCTGGGAGAGATGTTATTGTATCGATGCTGATTGCTTGTGGAGCTGATGTCAACAGCACAAATGAAGGAGGTCAAACACCACTGCATTATGCAGCATCAAAGAATAGATATGAG ATTGCAGAGGCGTTGCTTCAAAACAGTGCTTATGTGAATGCACAGGATCAAACTTGTGGAAGTAGTCCACTTCACCGTGCTGCATCCAG GGGTCATTCCAAAATGGTGAAGCTGCTTCTTAAACATGGTGCCTGCTGTGATATACAGGATGTTGAAGGCAATACAGCGCT ACACTTAGCTTGCCAGGAAGAAAGAGTAGGAATAGCTGTTGTATTGGTGGAAAATGGAGCTAACCTGCATGTATTAAATAAG TTATGA
- the LOC136919014 gene encoding transmembrane protein 26-like isoform X3, producing MCLVTSCCCNTDEHEEFDERFCPSMFLYLMTIIPCHWTAKTQILDCVASSEACLQTINGSATLHQFFKGIRINIDERLLYTSEQALVLILVIGRWLLPKGEITRDQLSQLLLIYIGTGADIMEFTGIINEHDTRRTNTQMLQNKRFVNAVFLFWSVSLFQFSLTIFAMEGTAQRLEKEKLQLMIEELKKLKGLTRKRRNQVLPSQALYTNKMKHSKFGQEGNQVMYKQTEPGLVKPEIMSITIAEDEVITEASDRRCSGCWHRFAKSLGNVAVKVTDYAELTSLLIPLLMQDGPFLVIRLIVIAYYKVYLNGLYFLIVKNALVVMIQVYRIFVLYYKPPEEDNDDFFSDSYRLQNVQTAIQSVQNTRLAIRFASSLQDKAKLRRKFSKKRRLMQTENRIDQRKVDIPGR from the exons ATGTGCCTTGTAACTTCCTGTTGTTGTAACACTGATGAGCACGAAGAATTCGATGAAAG GTTTTGTCCAAGTATGTTTTTGTATTTGATGACTATAATACCTTGTCACTGGACTGCTAAGACTCAAATTCTGGATTGCGTTGCATCCAGTGAAGCCTGTCTACAAACTATCAATGGTTCCGCTACGCTTCATCAG ttttttaaAGGGATACGAATCAACATTGACGAAAGACTGTTGTACACATCTGAGCAGGCTCTAGTTCTCATCCTGGTGATTGGCAGGTGGCTCCTCCCAAAAGGAGAAATAACACGTGACCAGCTCTCTCAGTTACTGCTCATTTATATCGGCACAGGGGCAGATATTATGGAATTTACTGGGATTATCAACGAACATGACACTAGGAGAACAAACACCCAAATGCTTCAAAACAAGCGTTTTGTCAACGCTGTGTTTCTGTTTTGGAGTGTAAGCCTGTTTCAGTTCTCCCTTACAATATTCGCCATGGAAGGAACCGCACAAAGactggaaaaagaaaagctaCAGCTTATGATCGAGGAGTTGAAAAAACTCAAAGGCTTAACAAGGAAAAGGAGAAATCAAGTTTTGCCTTCACAGGCCTTGTACACAAATAAAATGAAGCATAGCAAATTTGGACAAGAAGGGAATCAAGTTATGTATAAACAGACAGAACCCGGACTTGTAAAACCTGAAATTATGTCGATTACAATAGCGGAGGATGAAGTAATAACCGAGGCCTCAGACAGAAGATGCAGTGGTTGTTGGCACAGGTTTGCAAAGTCTCTAGGCAACGTAGCCGTCAAGGTAACGGATTATGCAGAGCTTACAAGCTTACTTATACCTTTATTGATGCAAGACGGTCCATTTCTGGTGATTCGACTCATAGTCATTGCCTACTATAAAGTATACCTGAACGGCTTGTACTTTCTCATCGTCAAGAACGCTCTTGTTGTTATGATTCAAGTGTACCGTATATTTGTGTTATACTACAAACCACCAGAAGAGGATAATGACGATTTTTTCTCAGACTCTTACAGACTTCAAAACGTGCAGACTGCTATACAGTCGGTACAAAACACACGCCTTGCAATACGATTTGCGTCCAGTCTGCAAGATAAGGCAAAATTGAGGCGAAagttttccaaaaaaagaaggCTCATGCAAACTGAAAATAGAATAGACCAAAGGAAAGTAGACATTCCGGGACGATAA
- the LOC136919157 gene encoding cartilage matrix protein-like isoform X1 — protein sequence MFHIIFNYWFSLSLKCLINFLSVNIPLAKAVFRCHRKIDMVILLDSSASITRDQFADSKRFASDLVKHFEISKDRTNVAAVSFSQYTHVARNFSEDPSREAVLKAIDSLQYEGSLSRLDLALETLLGETLDKKQGARTHENGVKIVVVVFTDGFSSRGIDITRDLTEVLKNRGVEFFCIGASDRVNKDELNELTSLPIETHQLVKSIDIGPFTIGEIKKFAMEICSCCCVNLNPISICIYPWQTFRFDLS from the exons ATGTTTCACATTATTTTCAACTACTGGTTTTCTCTTTCCCTAAAATGTCTCATCAATTTCCTTTCAGTTAACATTCCACTGGCCAAGGCAGTATTTCGGTGTCACCGTAAGATAGACATGGTCATCCTTTTGGACAGTTCTGCCAGTATCACCAGGGATCAGTTTGCTGACTCAAAAAGATTTGCTTCTGACCTTGTCAAACACTTTGAGATTTCAAAGGATAGGACAAACGTGGCCGCTGTATCGTTCAGTCAGTACACTCATGTGGCAAGAAATTTCAGCGAGGACCCCTCAAGAGAAGCTGTCTTGAAAGCAATAGACAGTCTCCAATATGAAGGATCTCTCAGTCGACTGGACCTTGCTCTTGAAACACTATTGGGGGAAACCTTGGATAAAAAACAGGGTGCAAGGACACATGAAAATG GTGTAAAGATAGTCGTGGTGGTGTTCACTGATGGGTTCAGCTCACGCGGAATTGACATTACAAGAGATTTAACAGAGGTGTTAAAAAATCGTGGTGTTGAGTTTTTCTGCATCGGAGCGTCCGATCGAGTTAACAAAGATGAACTGAACGAGTTGACAAGCCTACCGATAGAGACGCATCAACTTGTAAAAAGTATTGATATAGGGCCTTTCACGATTGGTGAAATCAAAAAGTTTGCCATGGAAATATGCAG TTGTTGCTGTGTGAATTTGAATCCTATTTCTATTTGCATATATCCGTGGCAAACTTTTCGATTTGATCTTTCCTGA
- the LOC136919014 gene encoding transmembrane protein 26-like isoform X1: MERIFSYLAALFTRLLFCMHGIVMIYWIVTLKQNQSYFLFLLLLVALLVETVLTVILRKGHEYTWFCPSMFLYLMTIIPCHWTAKTQILDCVASSEACLQTINGSATLHQFFKGIRINIDERLLYTSEQALVLILVIGRWLLPKGEITRDQLSQLLLIYIGTGADIMEFTGIINEHDTRRTNTQMLQNKRFVNAVFLFWSVSLFQFSLTIFAMEGTAQRLEKEKLQLMIEELKKLKGLTRKRRNQVLPSQALYTNKMKHSKFGQEGNQVMYKQTEPGLVKPEIMSITIAEDEVITEASDRRCSGCWHRFAKSLGNVAVKVTDYAELTSLLIPLLMQDGPFLVIRLIVIAYYKVYLNGLYFLIVKNALVVMIQVYRIFVLYYKPPEEDNDDFFSDSYRLQNVQTAIQSVQNTRLAIRFASSLQDKAKLRRKFSKKRRLMQTENRIDQRKVDIPGR, translated from the exons ATGGAGAGAATTTTCTCTTACTTGGCCGCTTTATTTACACGCCTTTTGTTTTGCATGCATGGAATAGTTATGATCTACTGGATAGTGACTTTAAAGCAAAATCAGTCCTACTTTCTTTTCCTGTTACTTCTTGTGGCGCTACTCGTGGAGACAGTTTTAACTGTTATTCTTCGTAAAGGACACGAATATACCTG GTTTTGTCCAAGTATGTTTTTGTATTTGATGACTATAATACCTTGTCACTGGACTGCTAAGACTCAAATTCTGGATTGCGTTGCATCCAGTGAAGCCTGTCTACAAACTATCAATGGTTCCGCTACGCTTCATCAG ttttttaaAGGGATACGAATCAACATTGACGAAAGACTGTTGTACACATCTGAGCAGGCTCTAGTTCTCATCCTGGTGATTGGCAGGTGGCTCCTCCCAAAAGGAGAAATAACACGTGACCAGCTCTCTCAGTTACTGCTCATTTATATCGGCACAGGGGCAGATATTATGGAATTTACTGGGATTATCAACGAACATGACACTAGGAGAACAAACACCCAAATGCTTCAAAACAAGCGTTTTGTCAACGCTGTGTTTCTGTTTTGGAGTGTAAGCCTGTTTCAGTTCTCCCTTACAATATTCGCCATGGAAGGAACCGCACAAAGactggaaaaagaaaagctaCAGCTTATGATCGAGGAGTTGAAAAAACTCAAAGGCTTAACAAGGAAAAGGAGAAATCAAGTTTTGCCTTCACAGGCCTTGTACACAAATAAAATGAAGCATAGCAAATTTGGACAAGAAGGGAATCAAGTTATGTATAAACAGACAGAACCCGGACTTGTAAAACCTGAAATTATGTCGATTACAATAGCGGAGGATGAAGTAATAACCGAGGCCTCAGACAGAAGATGCAGTGGTTGTTGGCACAGGTTTGCAAAGTCTCTAGGCAACGTAGCCGTCAAGGTAACGGATTATGCAGAGCTTACAAGCTTACTTATACCTTTATTGATGCAAGACGGTCCATTTCTGGTGATTCGACTCATAGTCATTGCCTACTATAAAGTATACCTGAACGGCTTGTACTTTCTCATCGTCAAGAACGCTCTTGTTGTTATGATTCAAGTGTACCGTATATTTGTGTTATACTACAAACCACCAGAAGAGGATAATGACGATTTTTTCTCAGACTCTTACAGACTTCAAAACGTGCAGACTGCTATACAGTCGGTACAAAACACACGCCTTGCAATACGATTTGCGTCCAGTCTGCAAGATAAGGCAAAATTGAGGCGAAagttttccaaaaaaagaaggCTCATGCAAACTGAAAATAGAATAGACCAAAGGAAAGTAGACATTCCGGGACGATAA